In one window of Ruminococcus albus AD2013 DNA:
- a CDS encoding acyl carrier protein, protein MKDTLKEIWKEILELDELPAEDESFFDLGGNSFSAAQVIAELEDRTGKTAEVSDFYERETIAQFAELFE, encoded by the coding sequence ATGAAAGACACACTGAAAGAAATTTGGAAAGAAATTCTTGAACTGGACGAACTGCCTGCTGAAGATGAGTCGTTCTTCGACCTGGGCGGAAATTCTTTCTCCGCAGCACAGGTAATAGCCGAACTGGAGGACAGAACAGGTAAAACTGCCGAGGTCTCCGACTTTTATGAGCGTGAGACAATCGCACAGTTTGCGGAACTTTTTGAATGA
- a CDS encoding (2,3-dihydroxybenzoyl)adenylate synthase: MKERYKKDLSKFEGLKYWKKKPLSEYIREWAEKYGERTAVIADDYELTYSEMDSLSNERAFGLSKLGLKKGDTAAIQLPNSAEYVITLFALYKLGVKPVLVLPAHREAELSSIMETAAPKVYIIPDKYMGYEYLNLAKKLQAEYSCLEYIIVDGDIDGDDSTVIALEDITAEKGELPETDPYDTLHYLLSGGSTGVPKLIARTHSDYMYLCKLCCDRCELTSDDVYLVALPCEHNFPTGDPGFLGVMDVGGTAVFCSHISPDEILDKITEYEVTVTALVPTMVSMCIDMLEIDDDFDISSLRILQVGGSVFDDSAAERAIKAFGDTVIMQVFGTSEGLIITTLLDDSREYIKKYQGKALPDEFIDDECESTEIRIVDSDDNDVPDGEYGELICRGPYIIDSYYGLGDADLSSFTKYGFYRTGDKAMRTCEGYYKFVGRIKEQINRAGEKIMPAELEEHLCMYERVQDAAVIGVPDPEIGNKIYAFMVSSDENEVTMEEVFEHLTKKGVARYKFPDRCITLDALPLTAVGKKDVKKLLTIAENED; the protein is encoded by the coding sequence ATGAAAGAACGATATAAGAAAGACCTTAGTAAATTTGAAGGTCTTAAATACTGGAAAAAGAAGCCCCTTTCTGAATATATCAGAGAATGGGCTGAAAAGTACGGAGAAAGAACAGCTGTGATAGCAGATGATTATGAGCTTACCTATTCGGAAATGGACAGTCTCAGCAACGAAAGGGCGTTCGGATTAAGCAAACTAGGGCTTAAAAAGGGCGATACAGCTGCCATACAGCTGCCAAACAGTGCAGAGTATGTTATAACTCTTTTTGCCCTCTATAAACTTGGTGTCAAGCCTGTGCTCGTACTGCCTGCACATCGCGAAGCAGAGCTGTCTTCTATCATGGAAACTGCTGCGCCAAAGGTGTATATCATACCGGATAAATACATGGGATATGAGTATCTTAACCTTGCAAAAAAACTACAGGCGGAATACAGCTGTCTTGAATACATAATTGTAGACGGTGACATCGATGGCGATGACAGCACTGTCATAGCGCTTGAAGATATAACTGCAGAAAAAGGCGAACTTCCCGAAACAGACCCATATGACACCCTGCATTATCTTCTCAGCGGCGGTTCAACCGGTGTTCCCAAGCTGATCGCAAGGACTCATTCGGATTATATGTATCTGTGCAAGCTTTGCTGCGACAGATGCGAACTAACATCTGATGATGTCTACCTCGTGGCACTTCCCTGCGAACACAATTTTCCTACCGGCGACCCTGGATTTCTCGGTGTTATGGATGTTGGCGGAACTGCGGTATTTTGCAGCCATATCAGTCCCGATGAGATACTCGATAAGATAACCGAGTATGAAGTTACCGTGACTGCACTGGTACCGACAATGGTAAGTATGTGTATAGATATGCTGGAGATCGATGATGATTTTGATATATCCTCACTCAGGATACTCCAGGTAGGTGGCTCGGTATTCGATGACAGCGCCGCTGAACGTGCGATAAAGGCTTTCGGCGATACTGTTATAATGCAGGTATTCGGAACTTCTGAGGGACTTATCATAACTACCCTGCTCGATGACAGCCGTGAATACATAAAGAAATATCAGGGCAAAGCGCTCCCAGATGAGTTTATCGACGATGAGTGTGAATCCACCGAGATAAGGATAGTTGACAGTGATGATAATGACGTTCCCGACGGAGAATACGGCGAACTCATATGCAGAGGTCCATACATCATCGACAGCTATTACGGTCTTGGCGATGCTGACCTTTCAAGCTTTACAAAGTATGGTTTTTACAGAACAGGCGATAAGGCAATGAGGACTTGTGAGGGATACTATAAGTTCGTGGGACGTATAAAAGAACAGATAAACAGGGCGGGTGAAAAAATAATGCCCGCTGAGCTGGAAGAACATCTTTGTATGTATGAACGTGTACAGGATGCCGCTGTCATAGGAGTGCCTGATCCGGAGATAGGCAATAAGATCTATGCATTTATGGTGTCATCCGATGAAAATGAAGTAACGATGGAGGAAGTGTTTGAACACCTTACCAAAAAGGGAGTTGCAAGATATAAATTCCCTGACAGATGCATCACGCTTGACGCACTTCCGCTAACAGCAGTAGGTAAAAAGGACGTAAAAAAACTTCTTACGATAGCAGAAAATGAGGATTGA
- a CDS encoding condensation domain-containing protein, translated as MKKRKLYPIQKLSCFPENGVYSPGLAGAVRIDGKIDKNKLEEVINNIVLNNDAFSFRFEYSENDNEIYQYTSENTGYKLDERKACGNTDAERLQNVRDQIAEVRRFSVENNFKGTIPWNIILFDMGDDDHILYVRVIHLISDGMSMGILMKSIVSGYNGMPLTEAVGVTKFIEDFDEMINSGELAAQLEKYDDLIKGHIAYKPFLKIPEYDERNYAKYGEFVTLKKEKLDEVCRKNRLSFFHVTLIMAHTMFSLLHGRSETRLTIPVGTRKKKYMATIGLLSEMYFSRIELDDSKTMLENALMCRDLNLREVRTSPIMPYVITENALPIECVISYQSYITNFNEVIPFGEAKAKTFSDMALMDYYYSNFLCISAVETDTEIRLTLRNDGMLMNNEQEAEGIKIFNAVYDCLTKQDMTFAELKRQFSK; from the coding sequence ATGAAAAAAAGAAAACTCTACCCAATTCAGAAATTATCCTGTTTTCCCGAGAACGGTGTATACAGTCCTGGACTTGCAGGCGCTGTCCGCATAGATGGCAAGATCGACAAGAATAAGCTTGAAGAAGTTATCAACAATATCGTTCTTAATAATGATGCTTTCAGTTTCAGATTTGAGTATAGCGAGAATGATAATGAGATATATCAGTATACAAGCGAAAATACAGGCTATAAGCTCGATGAGAGAAAAGCTTGCGGAAACACCGATGCAGAACGTCTTCAGAACGTGAGGGATCAAATCGCTGAAGTACGCCGTTTCTCAGTAGAGAATAATTTCAAGGGTACTATTCCGTGGAATATAATACTCTTCGATATGGGCGATGACGATCATATCCTGTATGTAAGAGTGATACACCTTATCTCCGACGGTATGTCAATGGGTATACTCATGAAAAGCATAGTTTCGGGCTATAACGGTATGCCTTTGACCGAGGCTGTCGGTGTGACAAAGTTTATCGAGGATTTTGATGAGATGATAAACTCGGGCGAGTTAGCCGCACAGCTTGAAAAGTACGATGACCTTATAAAGGGACATATTGCGTACAAGCCGTTTTTGAAGATACCCGAATATGATGAACGCAATTATGCAAAGTACGGCGAGTTCGTTACGCTGAAAAAAGAAAAGCTCGATGAAGTTTGCCGCAAGAACCGCCTTAGTTTTTTCCATGTTACACTTATAATGGCACACACCATGTTCTCGCTACTTCACGGAAGAAGTGAGACCAGGCTGACTATTCCTGTGGGAACAAGAAAGAAAAAATACATGGCTACTATAGGTCTGCTTTCAGAGATGTATTTCAGCCGTATTGAGCTTGACGACAGCAAGACTATGCTGGAAAATGCGCTGATGTGCCGTGATCTCAATCTTCGTGAGGTAAGGACTTCGCCCATAATGCCATATGTTATTACTGAAAATGCTTTGCCCATAGAGTGCGTTATCTCATATCAGAGCTATATCACAAATTTCAATGAGGTCATCCCTTTTGGCGAAGCAAAAGCGAAAACATTTTCTGATATGGCTCTTATGGATTACTACTATTCAAACTTCTTATGCATATCAGCCGTTGAGACTGATACTGAAATAAGACTTACCCTGCGAAATGACGGTATGCTCATGAACAACGAGCAGGAAGCAGAGGGCATAAAGATATTCAATGCGGTATATGATTGCCTTACCAAACAGGACATGACTTTCGCAGAGCTAAAAAGACAGTTTTCAAAATAA
- a CDS encoding 4'-phosphopantetheinyl transferase family protein, which yields MNLSYFNIRDIPEIKSLPKHGMADIWSADICLDREIIMNHLHYLNADELSRYRRFLKEEDRLRFAGGRIFTKLIAAAYLGIKAEEISIISEKNTKPVIMGKTGLEYNISHSGDMILLAFSSSAEVGVDIEKNDPNIDAALLSTVLHPKEKEAVLRCGTDEFFRIWTGKEAYVKAVGKGFSISPESFFVQENGTVSSTEEYKVLRIDRYNGYFAAFCYHTKEEKI from the coding sequence ATGAATCTGTCATATTTCAACATACGGGATATACCCGAGATAAAAAGTCTTCCCAAACACGGTATGGCGGATATCTGGTCAGCAGATATCTGCCTTGACCGTGAAATTATCATGAATCATCTGCATTATCTTAATGCTGATGAACTAAGCCGATACCGACGTTTTCTCAAAGAGGAGGACAGACTGAGGTTTGCAGGCGGAAGGATATTTACAAAACTTATAGCGGCAGCATATCTCGGAATAAAAGCCGAGGAAATATCTATAATTTCAGAAAAAAATACAAAGCCCGTCATCATGGGAAAAACAGGTCTTGAATATAACATATCGCATTCAGGCGATATGATACTATTGGCATTTTCTTCATCAGCAGAAGTGGGTGTGGACATTGAAAAAAACGATCCGAATATAGATGCGGCTTTACTCAGCACTGTACTACACCCGAAAGAAAAGGAAGCTGTCCTGCGCTGCGGAACAGACGAGTTCTTCAGGATATGGACTGGTAAGGAAGCATATGTAAAAGCTGTCGGGAAAGGTTTTTCAATATCTCCCGAGAGTTTTTTTGTGCAAGAAAACGGAACAGTAAGCAGCACGGAAGAATACAAGGTTTTGCGTATCGACAGATACAATGGATATTTTGCCGCTTTCTGTTATCATACCAAGGAGGAAAAGATATGA
- a CDS encoding condensation domain-containing protein → MEKMKLLPIQKAIMCFSEPRIYSPSLAGVFMIEGKIDKKKLETVIDDIVHTNDAFSYRFVYDKNDDEIYQYKVEGTSYTLDERTASGDTEEDKLQDIRDQIAEVRRINVEGNFKGEVPWNIIVFDMGEDKYILYVRLFHLITDGMSIGILINKIISGYNGAPAAVSANMSDYLKDSFEYLGSSEYEELLKKNDDLIKSHMEYKPFLKKPCSDNRNFAKYSDFITLKKDKLAETCRKNRLSYFHVALLMAHTMFSVVFDRDETRLTIPIGPRKKKYMTTIGPLIDSYFSRIKLDVNKTMLENTIECRNFNIRETKIAPIMAHVVTEHDMPMECIVTYQSYITNFGEQMPFGEAKARAIADNGMMDYYYSNCLCLSGVETDDAVILSLRNDGVLMNNEQVAMGVKVFEIVYDCLTEKDMTFGELKKQFNK, encoded by the coding sequence ATGGAAAAAATGAAACTTTTACCTATCCAGAAAGCTATAATGTGTTTTTCCGAACCCAGGATATACAGCCCCAGCCTGGCAGGTGTATTCATGATAGAAGGAAAAATCGACAAGAAAAAGCTTGAGACCGTGATCGATGATATCGTTCATACGAATGATGCATTCAGCTACAGATTCGTATACGACAAAAACGATGATGAGATATATCAGTATAAAGTCGAGGGTACAAGCTATACACTTGACGAGCGCACCGCATCTGGCGATACAGAAGAAGATAAATTACAGGATATAAGAGATCAGATAGCAGAAGTACGCCGTATCAACGTTGAGGGCAACTTCAAAGGAGAAGTGCCTTGGAATATCATCGTATTTGATATGGGAGAAGATAAATACATCCTTTATGTCAGACTATTCCATCTCATAACTGATGGTATGTCTATCGGTATACTTATAAATAAAATAATCTCAGGCTATAATGGCGCACCTGCAGCAGTATCTGCAAATATGTCGGACTACCTTAAAGACTCTTTTGAGTATCTTGGTTCGAGCGAATATGAGGAACTTCTCAAAAAGAATGATGATCTTATAAAGAGCCATATGGAATATAAGCCATTCCTGAAAAAGCCCTGCAGCGATAACCGCAATTTTGCAAAATACAGCGATTTTATAACGCTGAAAAAGGATAAGCTGGCTGAGACCTGCCGCAAAAATCGCCTTAGTTATTTCCATGTAGCACTTCTGATGGCACATACCATGTTCTCTGTTGTTTTTGACAGGGATGAGACCAGACTCACTATCCCGATAGGTCCTAGAAAGAAAAAATACATGACTACCATTGGCCCTCTGATAGACAGTTATTTCAGCCGCATAAAGCTTGATGTGAACAAGACCATGCTGGAAAATACCATCGAATGCCGCAACTTCAATATTCGTGAAACAAAGATTGCACCCATAATGGCTCATGTAGTCACAGAGCACGATATGCCGATGGAATGCATAGTAACATACCAGAGCTATATCACTAATTTCGGCGAACAGATGCCTTTTGGTGAAGCTAAGGCAAGAGCAATTGCCGATAACGGGATGATGGACTATTATTACTCCAACTGCCTGTGTTTGTCAGGTGTTGAAACAGATGATGCTGTCATACTCTCCCTGCGCAATGACGGTGTACTTATGAACAATGAGCAGGTGGCAATGGGTGTAAAGGTGTTCGAGATCGTGTACGACTGCCTTACCGAAAAGGATATGACATTCGGTGAGTTAAAAAAACAGTTCAATAAATAA
- a CDS encoding thioesterase II family protein: protein MRDNRKLIKNEEKIPSSDKVMFCFPYAGGGASAFRNWENGLGSDVAVCPIQLPGREERFGEQPYADHEELVEDVYNEIRKFSDHDIYLYGHSMGAKIAYALAEKFENDGIDIKGLIVSGCSAPHIPDYDPIGALPTDEFREALGKYNCTPQAILQDEELFDMFLPMLRADFTVSESFSFEKTRISCPITALCATNDDDARENDVMQWNTYSDEFNCRKFEGDHFFIKEKEKDVISYLRKVI from the coding sequence ATGCGTGATAACAGGAAACTCATCAAAAATGAGGAAAAAATACCCTCAAGCGATAAGGTTATGTTCTGCTTTCCCTATGCAGGCGGCGGAGCATCTGCATTCAGGAACTGGGAAAATGGTCTTGGAAGTGATGTTGCCGTTTGCCCAATACAGCTGCCCGGCAGAGAAGAACGCTTCGGCGAACAGCCCTATGCGGATCATGAAGAACTGGTGGAGGACGTATACAACGAGATCAGGAAATTCTCAGACCATGATATATACCTCTACGGGCACAGCATGGGTGCCAAGATCGCTTATGCACTGGCTGAAAAGTTTGAAAATGACGGCATAGATATAAAGGGACTGATAGTATCGGGCTGCAGTGCTCCTCACATACCCGATTATGATCCCATCGGCGCTCTTCCAACAGATGAGTTTCGTGAAGCTCTCGGAAAGTATAACTGTACTCCACAGGCAATATTGCAGGATGAAGAACTGTTCGATATGTTCCTGCCAATGCTGAGAGCAGATTTTACAGTCTCGGAAAGTTTCTCCTTCGAGAAAACAAGGATATCCTGTCCGATAACAGCACTTTGCGCAACAAATGATGATGACGCTCGCGAAAATGATGTTATGCAGTGGAACACATACTCTGATGAATTCAACTGCCGTAAATTTGAAGGAGATCACTTCTTTATCAAAGAAAAAGAGAAGGATGTCATAAGTTATCTTCGCAAGGTAATATGA